The proteins below come from a single Zonotrichia leucophrys gambelii isolate GWCS_2022_RI chromosome 3, RI_Zleu_2.0, whole genome shotgun sequence genomic window:
- the GGPS1 gene encoding geranylgeranyl pyrophosphate synthase isoform X3, with protein sequence MLHNASLLVDDIEDNSKLRRGFPVAHSIYGIPSVINCANYVYFLGLEKVLTLDHPDAVKVFTRQLLELHKGQGLDIYWRDTYTCPTEAEYKAMVLQKTGGLFGLAVGLMQLFSNYKKDLKPLLNTLGLFFQIRDDYANLHSKEYSENKSFCEDLTEGKFSFPTIHAIWSRPESTQVQNILRQRTENIDIKKYCVHYLENVGSFEYTRNTLKQLESEAYKQIESLGGNPELVALVQQLSKMFKETEN encoded by the coding sequence ATGTTGCACAATGCAAGCCTCCTTGTGGATGATATTGAAGATAACTCAAAGCTACGACGGGGCTTTCCAGTGGCACACAGTATCTATGGAATTCCATCTGTAATCAACTGTGCtaattatgtttattttcttggctTAGAGAAGGTTTTAACCCTTGATCATCCAGATGCTGTCAAAGTTTTTACGCGTCAACTTCTGGAGCTCCATAAAGGTCAAGGCTTGGATATTTACTGGAGGGACACGTACACCTGTCCTACAGAGGCTGAGTATAAAGCCATGGTACTGCAAAAGACAGGCGGGCTCTTCGGATTAGCTGTAGGTCTCATGCAGCTCTTCTCAAATTATAAAAAGGACCTAAAGCCGCTCCTTAACACCCTTGGTCTCTTCTTCCAAATAAGAGATGACTATGCCAACTTGCACTCCAAAGAATATAGCGAGAACAAGAGTTTTTGTGAAGACTTAACTGAGGGCAAGTTCTCATTCCCAACCATTCATGCAATTTGGTCGAGACCTGAAAGTACTCAGGTGCAAAACATTTTACGTCAAAGGACGGAGAACATAGACataaaaaaatactgtgtaCATTACCTTGAAAATGTTGGTTCCTTTGAGTACACTCGGAATACATTGAAACAGCTTGAATCTGAAGCCTATAAGCAAATTGAATCACTTGGGGGAAACCCTGAGCTTGTAGCACTAGTTCAACAGCTGAGCAAAATGttcaaagaaactgaaaattaa